The following are encoded together in the Novipirellula galeiformis genome:
- a CDS encoding DNA adenine methylase produces the protein MIESKEHRIRPFIKWAGGKRWMIDHHSDLFDVDFDRLVEPFLGSGAVFFGLAPKRALLADSNPQLIETYMALRDDWKSVRRNLIRHQQNHCTDYYYRMRSFTGRTPATRAARFIYLNRTCWNGLYRVNQKGHFNVPIGTRDTVLFDSDDFESVSRRLSGVKIATANYSETMKKTRKGDFVFVDPPYTVKHNTNGFIKYNESLFSWEDQEKLRDAVSEAVCRGAKVLVTNAYHKSVLKLYRNMGTIRRLSRMSSIAGASKSRGQFDEMVVQCFG, from the coding sequence ATCAAATGGGCTGGTGGCAAGCGATGGATGATTGACCATCACTCAGACCTATTTGATGTCGACTTTGATCGGCTCGTTGAACCCTTTCTCGGTAGTGGTGCAGTTTTTTTTGGTCTCGCACCAAAGAGGGCTCTGTTGGCAGATTCAAACCCTCAGCTAATCGAGACTTACATGGCACTAAGAGACGACTGGAAGAGCGTAAGACGCAACCTTATTCGCCACCAACAGAACCATTGCACCGACTACTATTATCGCATGCGAAGCTTCACTGGGCGGACTCCGGCCACTCGAGCAGCGCGTTTTATTTACTTGAATCGCACTTGCTGGAATGGATTGTATCGAGTTAATCAAAAAGGTCATTTCAATGTGCCGATTGGCACACGCGACACAGTCCTGTTCGACTCGGATGATTTTGAATCGGTATCCCGTCGGCTAAGCGGCGTGAAGATCGCGACAGCCAACTATTCAGAAACGATGAAAAAGACGCGCAAAGGCGATTTCGTATTCGTTGATCCTCCATACACGGTTAAGCACAACACAAACGGTTTTATCAAATACAATGAGTCTTTGTTTTCTTGGGAGGACCAAGAAAAACTTCGCGATGCGGTCTCGGAGGCTGTTTGTCGCGGCGCAAAGGTTTTGGTTACGAACGCGTACCATAAAAGCGTTCTTAAGCTATACCGCAACATGGGCACTATTCGTAGATTGAGCCGAATGAGTTCTATTGCCGGTGCCTCTAAGTCTCGAGGACAATTTGACGAAATGGTGGTTCAATGTTTTGGGTAG
- a CDS encoding DGQHR domain-containing protein yields MREFELELAAIAVSQPIGDFFITSIPARDLVEISFADVRRLVTDERDIERYLGIQRPLSTRRVKEIKKYIEGGDATFPTAVILAVDERCVEFDEKASGCGLLKLYAFDPEAGVDEDSIPWERIAKVLDGQHRIAAFMDEKTHEYSFGDREFDINVAVFVGADVSEQASIFATVNLAQTKVNRSLVYDLTELAKTRSPYRTCHNVAVALDDEESSPLYERIKRLGTATPGRRREPLTQAAFVESLVAFISTDPVADRNRQLAGKKLRRASVGELAVCPFRNMYIDKADVDISEILFNYFDAVRQKWPRSWINLETSGNLLPKSNAFKALMKFLREDVYPDIVGSDFGLIPSTRQFYKYFKDLDFRDSDFTTKNFSPGNSGQAMFLKMLRGEVTREDLLELD; encoded by the coding sequence ATGCGTGAATTTGAGCTCGAACTTGCCGCGATCGCTGTCTCACAGCCAATTGGCGATTTCTTTATTACGTCAATTCCTGCCAGAGACCTTGTTGAAATTTCTTTTGCCGATGTCCGACGGCTTGTGACAGACGAGAGGGATATCGAACGCTATCTCGGCATCCAGCGTCCACTTAGTACACGACGGGTAAAGGAGATTAAAAAGTATATTGAAGGTGGCGATGCCACGTTTCCAACTGCGGTGATTCTCGCCGTTGACGAGAGATGCGTTGAGTTCGACGAAAAGGCATCAGGATGTGGCCTGCTGAAACTATATGCATTCGATCCGGAAGCTGGTGTTGATGAAGATTCAATTCCATGGGAGCGAATCGCGAAAGTCCTCGACGGACAACATCGAATCGCGGCATTTATGGATGAGAAGACTCACGAGTACTCATTTGGGGACCGAGAATTTGACATCAACGTTGCAGTCTTTGTCGGAGCAGATGTGTCGGAACAGGCCAGTATTTTTGCGACTGTAAATTTAGCGCAGACGAAAGTGAACCGCAGTCTTGTCTATGATCTTACCGAACTCGCTAAAACGCGAAGCCCGTATCGCACTTGCCACAATGTTGCTGTTGCCCTTGATGACGAAGAGTCGAGTCCGCTGTATGAAAGGATAAAACGCCTCGGCACAGCAACTCCGGGTAGAAGGCGAGAGCCGCTTACGCAGGCTGCGTTTGTGGAATCATTGGTGGCGTTTATTTCAACTGATCCCGTTGCTGATCGGAATCGCCAGCTGGCGGGCAAAAAGCTGCGTAGAGCAAGTGTGGGTGAACTAGCGGTCTGTCCATTTCGGAACATGTATATTGACAAGGCTGACGTCGATATCTCTGAGATCTTGTTTAACTATTTCGACGCGGTTCGTCAGAAATGGCCAAGATCGTGGATTAATCTCGAAACTTCTGGGAATTTGCTACCGAAGTCCAATGCATTTAAGGCGCTTATGAAGTTTCTTAGGGAGGACGTTTATCCTGATATCGTTGGAAGCGACTTTGGATTGATTCCGTCCACGCGTCAGTTCTATAAGTACTTCAAGGATTTGGACTTCCGGGACTCAGACTTTACGACAAAGAATTTTTCGCCAGGTAATAGTGGTCAGGCCATGTTCCTGAAGATGTTGCGTGGAGAGGTGACGAGAGAAGATTTGCTTGAACTTGATTAG
- a CDS encoding transposase, with protein sequence MARQLRVQFPGAIYHIVTRGDGRRPLFHDDGHYDRMTKGLKEEVTRSGWKILAFCWMPNHIHLLLQTPEPNLARGMQHWLSGFANWYAKRNRRVGHLFQGRYKAFLVEDAGYFWSLSRYIHLNPCSGTRPLAITPDAWEHSSYGGYARKTSRVDWIVYDELHQYWVAANGGKDPARAYRQYVSDGLELPENPLSQALSGWVLGSEAFLKKAITMAQSSDTLKRQRTTRRLKAVTCEEIMKATGAYYDVNEADYIGFRSAAAGRDIAALLCHRWTGEPLSKLSERFGLSHPDSASNLVRRAKKRETESKSYRKAIQEIEYNLDLETENLT encoded by the coding sequence ATGGCGAGGCAACTTCGAGTACAGTTTCCTGGTGCGATTTATCACATTGTCACGCGTGGTGACGGACGACGTCCGCTTTTTCATGACGATGGCCACTATGATCGGATGACCAAAGGCCTCAAAGAAGAAGTCACTCGTTCAGGCTGGAAAATTTTGGCGTTTTGCTGGATGCCCAATCACATCCATTTGTTGTTACAAACACCCGAACCAAACCTCGCTCGAGGAATGCAGCACTGGCTCTCGGGATTTGCCAATTGGTACGCCAAGCGAAATCGACGCGTCGGTCACCTCTTCCAGGGACGCTATAAGGCATTCCTTGTCGAAGACGCTGGTTACTTCTGGTCACTCAGTCGGTACATTCATTTGAATCCTTGCTCAGGTACTCGTCCTTTGGCGATCACTCCTGACGCTTGGGAACACAGCAGCTACGGCGGATACGCTCGCAAGACTAGCCGAGTGGATTGGATCGTCTATGACGAACTTCACCAGTACTGGGTGGCTGCAAATGGAGGAAAAGACCCGGCAAGGGCCTACCGGCAGTACGTCAGCGATGGGCTGGAATTGCCGGAAAATCCGCTTTCCCAAGCACTCAGCGGCTGGGTTCTTGGTAGCGAAGCGTTTCTCAAGAAGGCCATCACGATGGCTCAGTCCAGCGATACTCTGAAACGACAACGCACTACTCGCCGTCTGAAGGCCGTCACCTGCGAAGAAATCATGAAAGCAACCGGTGCCTACTATGATGTCAACGAAGCAGATTACATCGGTTTTCGCAGTGCCGCCGCGGGGCGTGATATCGCGGCATTGTTATGTCATCGTTGGACTGGCGAGCCACTTTCTAAACTATCGGAACGCTTCGGACTGTCTCATCCCGACAGCGCATCGAACCTTGTTCGCCGTGCCAAGAAGCGAGAGACGGAGTCGAAGTCCTACCGCAAAGCGATCCAAGAAATCGAGTACAATCTAGACCTGGAAACCGAAAACCTAACCTGA
- a CDS encoding sulfatase-like hydrolase/transferase, with amino-acid sequence MRIRLLFLAMVAVGLGTLRLHAADQPNVVILLADDLGYEDVGCYGGPVRTPNIDGLAAAGTRFTDFYSGCAVCSPSRATLLTGRHHIRAGVYSWIHDESQNSHLLLRENTLAELLKGAGYATAHVGKWHLGLPTPQRHKPTPADHGFDHWFATWNNASPSHRNPDNFIRNGEPVGPLEGYSCQLVADEAIRWLDQEGRADRPFFLNVWFHEPHAPIAAPEKIVDAYGARKDKAAVYSATIDNTDRAIGRIIKKLREVDAAEDTIIVYASDNGSYRDDRTGGLRGRKGANWEGGIRVPGIFVWPGQVQAGQVAGEPAGIVDVLPTICSLVGVTPPPTRHLDGSSLTPILRGQPEAFTRHQPLFWHLQRSEPIVAMRDGKWSLVAHRDYELSSSNMFKESWIPMIKAGGYKDYQLFDLEKDRAQTTNVADEHPETLARMKQRLLEINASIMADGHDWHLE; translated from the coding sequence ATGAGAATTCGTTTGCTGTTTCTGGCGATGGTTGCTGTGGGATTGGGGACGCTTCGCCTGCACGCGGCCGATCAGCCCAACGTGGTGATTCTGCTGGCGGATGATCTCGGTTACGAAGATGTCGGGTGTTATGGCGGGCCCGTGCGCACGCCGAACATCGATGGACTGGCCGCCGCGGGGACTCGGTTCACGGATTTCTACTCCGGCTGCGCCGTTTGCAGTCCCTCTCGGGCAACGCTGCTAACAGGTCGACATCACATTCGCGCCGGCGTCTATAGCTGGATTCACGATGAAAGCCAGAACTCGCACTTGCTGCTCCGCGAGAACACGCTTGCTGAATTGCTGAAAGGTGCGGGATATGCAACCGCACACGTGGGCAAGTGGCACTTGGGGCTGCCCACGCCCCAACGCCACAAACCGACTCCCGCTGACCATGGCTTTGATCACTGGTTTGCGACATGGAATAACGCCTCGCCCAGCCATCGAAACCCGGATAACTTCATTCGCAATGGAGAGCCTGTCGGACCCTTGGAAGGCTATTCGTGTCAACTGGTCGCCGACGAAGCCATCCGCTGGCTGGATCAGGAAGGGCGAGCGGATCGTCCTTTTTTTCTGAACGTCTGGTTTCACGAACCTCACGCGCCGATCGCTGCTCCTGAGAAAATCGTTGATGCGTATGGGGCTCGGAAAGACAAGGCGGCCGTCTACAGTGCCACGATTGACAATACCGATCGCGCGATCGGACGGATCATTAAAAAACTCCGCGAAGTTGATGCGGCTGAGGACACGATTATCGTTTACGCATCGGACAACGGAAGCTATCGCGATGATCGGACCGGAGGTCTGCGAGGTCGCAAGGGAGCCAACTGGGAAGGCGGTATTCGCGTGCCGGGGATCTTCGTTTGGCCCGGGCAAGTGCAAGCCGGACAAGTTGCCGGTGAACCCGCAGGGATTGTGGATGTGTTGCCCACGATCTGTTCACTCGTCGGTGTCACGCCTCCCCCGACACGGCATCTCGACGGCTCCAGCCTGACACCGATCCTGCGCGGACAACCGGAAGCTTTTACGCGGCACCAACCGTTGTTCTGGCACCTGCAGCGGAGTGAACCGATCGTCGCCATGCGAGACGGCAAGTGGTCTCTGGTCGCTCACCGAGACTACGAATTGTCGAGCAGCAACATGTTCAAGGAATCCTGGATCCCGATGATTAAGGCGGGCGGTTACAAAGATTATCAGCTGTTCGATCTCGAAAAGGACCGCGCGCAGACGACCAACGTCGCCGATGAACACCCCGAGACGCTAGCGAGAATGAAGCAAAGGCTGCTGGAGATCAACGCCAGCATCATGGCCGACGGCCACGATTGGCACCTCGAATAA
- a CDS encoding ATP-binding protein, with translation MRVARVQKESSFTGSEHGSSWSIRHRIPSDAAIGSELVNDLIEAMAQRDWPPTDLFRVQLAYEEAIVNAIRHGNGHSQEKTVDVEMTCDHERVMIRIEDQGEGFDPAEVPDPRQEELLDVPGGRGVLLIHEVMSEVRYNSLGNEVTMIKIKGDEPYAEDSED, from the coding sequence ATGAGAGTAGCACGCGTGCAAAAAGAATCATCATTCACGGGGTCTGAGCATGGTTCATCGTGGTCGATCCGGCATCGGATACCGAGTGATGCGGCGATCGGCAGCGAATTGGTGAACGATTTGATCGAAGCGATGGCGCAGCGTGACTGGCCGCCGACAGACCTTTTCCGAGTCCAGCTGGCTTATGAGGAAGCGATCGTCAATGCGATCCGGCATGGCAACGGACATTCGCAGGAGAAGACGGTTGATGTTGAAATGACTTGCGATCACGAACGGGTAATGATTCGCATCGAGGATCAAGGTGAGGGGTTTGATCCCGCAGAGGTGCCTGATCCACGCCAAGAGGAGCTGTTGGACGTTCCCGGTGGCCGCGGTGTGTTGTTGATTCACGAGGTGATGAGCGAGGTGCGGTACAACAGCCTCGGCAATGAAGTGACGATGATCAAGATCAAAGGGGACGAGCCCTACGCCGAAGATTCCGAGGATTAG
- a CDS encoding helix-turn-helix transcriptional regulator, which yields MIGSNPERVHTGESSFQAEVGQLVKDLVGAIRAHNPLNPLIDGWHDAIYLKSADGQILLTNKAYEHVFSGNISSVGRFSSDYLNETIKPVAQSSDVLILQGCTSVEFEHVARDKHGRMLLLRSIKRSLLGSGHTRAAMVGVTRIIEVQAENPGALRLLDLSRVWEAYSNLDDRERKVTVLVAKGESVKDMAKILDVSDKTIENRRNAAMKKLGVENQAGLIRLMVRFQDNGFQDFGL from the coding sequence ATGATTGGTTCCAATCCTGAGCGCGTTCATACGGGCGAATCGTCTTTTCAAGCGGAGGTGGGGCAATTGGTCAAGGACTTGGTCGGCGCCATTCGCGCTCACAACCCGCTAAATCCCTTGATTGACGGTTGGCACGACGCGATCTACCTGAAATCGGCGGACGGCCAGATCTTGCTCACCAACAAGGCTTATGAACATGTCTTTTCGGGGAACATTAGCTCCGTCGGACGCTTCAGTTCCGACTACCTCAACGAAACAATCAAACCGGTGGCGCAAAGTTCGGATGTACTGATCCTGCAGGGCTGTACGAGCGTCGAATTCGAGCACGTTGCTCGTGACAAACACGGCCGCATGCTGCTGCTGCGTTCAATCAAGCGATCGCTGTTGGGCAGTGGTCACACGCGCGCGGCGATGGTGGGAGTGACGCGGATCATTGAGGTGCAAGCTGAAAACCCAGGGGCGTTGCGGTTGCTGGATCTGTCGCGTGTTTGGGAAGCGTATTCCAATCTCGACGATCGCGAAAGGAAGGTTACGGTGTTGGTCGCCAAAGGAGAATCGGTCAAAGACATGGCCAAGATTCTCGACGTTTCGGACAAGACGATTGAGAATCGCCGCAATGCCGCGATGAAGAAATTGGGAGTGGAGAACCAGGCGGGGCTGATTCGTTTGATGGTCCGTTTTCAAGACAACGGGTTTCAAGACTTTGGTTTGTAG
- a CDS encoding DUF5076 domain-containing protein has product MHEKHKPLTIPPAAEQDERAIEMVRAWIAKGALHCTLNVGHWHTGTDTDERQAWGIMLADLARQIAKSLDDVTGLDPRVSLHVMLQAFNAELQASATRDETRDETRDETQE; this is encoded by the coding sequence ATGCATGAGAAGCACAAACCATTGACGATCCCGCCTGCCGCAGAACAGGACGAGAGGGCAATTGAGATGGTTCGCGCTTGGATCGCAAAGGGGGCCCTGCACTGCACGCTCAATGTCGGACACTGGCACACGGGAACTGACACGGACGAACGTCAAGCGTGGGGGATCATGCTGGCTGACCTTGCTCGTCAAATCGCTAAGTCGCTCGATGACGTCACCGGCTTGGACCCTCGCGTTTCACTTCACGTCATGCTCCAAGCGTTCAATGCCGAACTGCAAGCCTCCGCGACCCGCGACGAAACCCGCGACGAAACCCGCGACGAGACCCAGGAATAG